A single genomic interval of Spinacia oleracea cultivar Varoflay chromosome 6, BTI_SOV_V1, whole genome shotgun sequence harbors:
- the LOC130463222 gene encoding uncharacterized protein, whose protein sequence is MLLALSAKNKIGFVDGSYMKPDAGTVECKAWERCNDLVCSLILGNLNEVIAKSVMFLKSARDIWLDLEDRFGFASLAQIYSLEQKLAEIAQGNKSVSEFFTEIKSIWDAIEEAHPLPYCTCNNCTCNVTKKFFQRQQEKMVMQFMMKLNDQFATIRGNVLMVPTLPKVSEAYRLFAQEERHKEVSQASNQVETLAFAAEKRRFNGDHWNNNNKSYKTQQTGFQSGFQKTGTNTRYGKPGSNYYCTHCQIQGHSVERCFKIHGYPPGFKTRDNKTAAVSFGGDSNEGETTVPQSETNPVITMDQYQQLMDMLAKQQQSAGTGTNSAMMAAREVDSSW, encoded by the exons ATGCTATTAGCTTTATCAGCAAAGAACAAAATTGGATTTGTTGATGGAAGCTACATGAAGCCAGATGCTGGAACAGTAGAATGCAAAGCTTGGGAAAGGTGCAATGATTTGGTATGCTCTCTGATCCTAGGGAATCTGAATGAGGTAATTGCTAAGAGTGTTATGTTTCTCAAATCTGCAAGAGACATTTGGCTTGATTTAGAGGATAGATTTGGATTTGCTTCTTTGGCTCAAATTTATTCACTCGAACAAAAATTAGCTGAGATAGCACAAGGAAACAAGtctgtgtctgaattttttacTGAAATCAAGTCTATATGGGATGCAATTGAAGAGGCTCATCCCTTGCCTTATTGCACCTGCAACAATTGTACTTGCAATGTGACCAAGAAATTTTTCCAAAGACAACAAGAAAAAATGGTCATGCAGTTCATGATGAAGCTCAATGATCAGTTTGCTACAATTAGAGGCAATGTACTCATGGTGCCTACTTTGCCAAAAGTTTCTGAAGCCTACaggttgtttgctcaagaaGAAAGACACAAAGAGGTGTCTCAGGCTAGTAATCAAGTGGAAACATTGGCATTTGCAGCTGAAAAGAGAAGATTCAATGGAGATCACTGgaacaataacaacaagagctACAAGACTCAGCAAACAGGATTTCAATCTGGTTTTCAGAAAACTGGAACTAATACAAGATATGGTAAACCAGGATCCAACTATTATTGCACTCATTGCCAAATCCAGGGTCACAGTGTGGAGAGATGCTTCAAGATCCATGGTTATCCACCTGGTTTTAAGACTAGGGACAACAAAACAGCTGCTGTTTCTTTTGGAGGTGATTCTAATGAAGGAGAAACAACAGTGCCACAATCTGAAACTAATCCAGTGATTACTATGGACCAATATCAACAGCTTATGGATATGTTGGCTAAGCAACAGCAGAGTGCAGGGACTGGAACAAACTCAGCTATGATGGCAG CAAGGGAAGTTGATTCCTCTTGGTGA